The stretch of DNA AGGGTCCaggtcatgaaagacaaaaaaaaggatAAGCAACTGCCCCAAGTTAGAGGAGACTTAAGGAGATGTGACAGCTAATGCAATGTGGTTTCCTGTGTTGGATCCTAGAGCAATAAAAGAATATTAGTGGGACAATTTGTAAAATTCTAATAGCCTTTTATCAATATTAACTTTCCATTTTTTGATAATTGTACCATGATTATGCAAGATTCAACATTAGGGGAAGATAGAGACTTCCTTGTTGGTCCTgtggttaaggatctgctttccaatacaggggaggcaggtttgatccctgattaggaagcaaagattcccacatgctgcagggcaacaaagcccatgggccataactagagaagcctgtgcacctcatggactgcagcacaccaggcttccctatctttcagtatctcccagagtttcctcaaactcatgtccattgtgccagtgatgccatccaaccatgtcatcctctattgtccccttctcctctcgccctcaaactttcccagcatcagaatcttttctaatgagatagccctttgcatcagatggccaaagtattggagcttcaacctaAGCATcggtctttccagtgaatattcagagttgatttcctttaggattgactagtttgatctccttgctgtccaagagactctcaagagtcttctccaacaccacagtcctaaagcataaattaattaataatttggAAACAattcattgttccatatccagtttctaactgttgcttcttgtcctgcatataggtttctcaggaggcaggtaaggtggtctgatattcccatctccttgagaactttccagtttgttgtgatccacacagtcaaaggctttagcatagtcaatgaaacagcaatagatgttttttggaattcccttgctttttctatgagtatTATTTTTATAGAACAAATATCCTCATCAAAGTGAATGTGATAAGAAGATATATAGTTAGGAAAAATCACAACTATTAAAGATCTACTATATATTGTCAAGGACAAATGTtcgatatttaatatttatttaactttcacAAACATCCTTCAAAGTAATTTTTCTCCCCAGTGATAGTaaagcttttagtttttaaactttCTAGTTTTTAAGCCTGCATTGTTTCTGTTCTGGAGTTTGAGCTATTCTATCTCCAAAGGCTATTCTCCTTCCCctttattcaaaattatttttcagatataactcaattttttattgtttaggGGAAATGTTGACTAGttcaaaatatttggaatataaaGTAAACAGAATCTCTTTTAGAAAGAGCTGGAAATGTAAATTTGCCCAGAAGTAGCATCAATATTAAGAAATAAGTGTATATTTCTCTAGACAATGAGTCCCTTCAGGACTTGAAGTACTGACAGTATAGCattcatattttagaaagattcCTTTTTTAGCAAAGAGAAATACAATAAGTTCCCTACATACAAACAAGTTCGGTTCGAAGAGCATATTCGTGAGCCCAACGGAGTAATcctaggtacccagctaacacaatcagctatgcAGTACTGTACTATACTgtataggtttataatactttccacacaaataatacataaaaacaaaccaacactaaaaataaacatttttactcTTACAGTATAGGACCTTGAAATGTACAGTACAGTCCAATAGCTGGCATCCAGGGGCTGGCATCAGTGATCAGGCAGGAAAAGTTACTGactggagaaaggagaggaggtgggagatggcagagctgaaggatcatcagcgaTAGGAGTCGGAGGGCAACTGGAAGTTTCTTCAAGCCTGACATTGATAGCACAGGCTCTGATTCCTTGGGGTCATGTGCCTAAAAAACTAACAGTGCCTCCTCAAGTAAAGAAAATCCCTTTGCCATTTCCTGCATCCTGAATCTCTTTGGTTCTTCAGTTACAGtacttcttcctcattttcttcatcctcTCTGTGGGGCCTCCAATTCTATCTTTTCACCCTTTCGCTCTGATAACATTCTGTGATATCATATCACAACTGGGAAACATTTCTTGTAATCACTGTAATGCTTggattgtattattttatttcacagaaaataaCTTTCTGTGACTATATTATTTCCATCAGTTACAAGTTTAAATGTATTTGTAATCGGTTAGGGTTAGTGATGGGCCAGGTGTGACTAAAATGGCTAAGAATGAGGtggcaaaaaaatttaaagattgcTTCAAAAGTTTCTTCCATGGCTAACAATTCTACATCCTTCATTAAGTGCTCCATGAGGATCTCATCTTCGTTTCTCAGAAGGACTTATTATCTCGGAAAGGAAATTCTTGAAAGCATCAAATTCTCTAGGTATTTCTCCCTACTTTTCATGACAAAACATTAGATTGAGATGGTATGCAAGCTAACAATTTAGTGTAAGTAAAAGAAGCAATTCTCAGGGGAATGGGTCACCCCACTGTGTCAAGAAATTTGcaggaatacaaaattaatattgaTTCGCTTTGATTGCTCATCTATGTATTTCAGTGTTTGCTAACAGAAAACAATCATTGCATGTCATTTGTTTATAAATTAAAGGAGATGATAATACCATCACTGTTTCTAGCTAGTATATTCCATCTCTACCAATATAACTAGTGGTATTAAGTTTATACTATATGACATTAATATTTGTATGTTTAAAACATAGTATTTGACCTGATAATGATCATATATGTTCTGTTTTTACTTGATAAAAACCTATAGAAATGGTCACTGAAGTCAGTCGGCCATAGGATATTAATAATATTGGTTATCAAAATCTAACaatattttcaaagtataaaGCACATTTATACATAGTATCTCATGTATACCAGCTGAAATCTCTGGCTGTTGAGGTGAAACATGAGATTCATCTCCCTTAGAAGTCTTTGAAAGCtaaatatagaaaacatttttgagaTGCAATAGTTTCCATATTGTTCACCTTACGATTGTAACAGATAGTTTGTACATTAACTTTGAATGTCAAAATTAATCTCTCTTTCAAGTTAAGCTTTATTATTATGAACCTTAAATTTGCATAgaaaattaatcttcaacaaaattttaaagggCCATGAATAGTACTTCTCTGCACTACATGCTCTAAAAATGCAATATAGATCCTTATGCATCTTTTCATTGATTCTAGGTTCTATTCTGAATTATGAGGTGACCAAGTTCCATGCCTTAATGCTTATCACTAACTACTGGTCTTGATGAAACCAGGAGGGGAAGATTTGgtgctctctctccatctctctctagGATGAatctgtaatgtgtgtgtgtgtgtgtgtgtgtgtgtgtgtgttagtaaaGTGATATTTCCTCTGAGACCATATACTCTCCCATCGCTTGTTAGAAATAATTAGTTCAGGGAATTTTGAATGGAAAGTTTTACTCCATAGggtgaggcagaaaaggaagaatcGAATCTAATATCAACTTTGAAACCAAtataaattcttccttttcaaatgtGAACCCTCCGTTCTTCAAGTGTTTCCTGTACAGAGCGTACATCAGAGTTACCCCTGGCCTGCTCCTTCTCTGACTCCTTATCTGAGTGGGAGGGGGCATGTGGATATTTGGGGGCTTCAGGTGGTATAACTATTGTGTACTTATCAACATTCTCTCTTCATTCAGATTTGCCTCTGCTGGGTACAGTTGCCTTcttgctgtctctccctctcaTAGATTTCCTAAATgtcatctttctcttctctttgttttcacTCTGGTCATCTCACTTGGACTTCCAAGTAAAgtcccaagaaagagaaagaactgtGGACATGGGATTTCTGAGGTTGCAGTCAAATTTGGTAAGTTAGGGATTCTGTGTAGGAAGAAATATAACCTACGCCTCTTTCCTATCATTTAGaggatttttgttttggtttgctttttattttgttttggggggatATTTTCTTGAACTTTAGACCATAACTGTGTCATGGGCAATTAGATTTATTATGCCAATACTTCACAGCCTAAATGCTTATGCACTTTATTTACATAAGGTTGATCAAATCTTCATTCTACGAGGAAGCTGGAGAGAGATTTTGAACTTATCCATGGGGTTCTATCCATTAAATGTACAGAATGAAATTTCACCTAATAGCAAGACTGGTTCTCTGATCCAAAGACATAAGCCACTATTCCCATCTATACATTACATGCCACTAGAAGAATTAATTCAAGGcttccctttaaaatttttttaaaggtggatAATTTTGTGTTTATTCCCTTGTAAAATAATCAGGATTTGAAAGTGACATTTTACATCTTGCAGAACTAGAAACAGTGATGcaaaatattgggaaaaaaaaccaCAGTCCAGAGCCTGAAAATTCCCAAATAATGTTTTCAGATCCAGTAGTAACTTAACTAACACCTATTGAACTTCTGGGTCAAGCATCCAACATTTCCACAGAAGTCTCTGTTCTACCATTTTACCAGTCATTccatttcaaggctgtatatctaTGCCCTTCACAGATACTCATCTTTCTCCTACCAGGTAACATGTGGCCACAGGTGATGGAAAATGACAACACAAGTGCTTTTGAAGGCTTCATCCTGGTGGGCTTCTCTGATCGTCCCCACCTAGAGCTGATCCTCTTTGTGGTTGTCCTCACTTTTTATCTGCTGACTCTTCTTGGCAACATGACCATCATCTTGCTTTCAGTTGCAGATTCCCGGCTACACACACCCATGTATTTCTTTTTGGCCAACCTCTCATTCCTAGACATGTGCTTCaccacaggttccatccctcagATGCTCTACAACCTTTGGGGTACAGATAAGACCATCAGCTATCTGGGGTGTGCCATCCAGCTCTACTTCGTCCTGGCTCTGGGAGGAGTGGAGTGTGTGCTCCTGGCTGTCATGGCGTATGACCGCTACGCTGCAGTCTGCAAACCCCTGCACTACGCTGTTATCATGCACCCGCGACTCTGTGGGCAGCTGGCTTCAGTGGCGTGGTTGAGTGGCTTCGGCAATTCTCTCATCATGGCACCGCAGACGTTGATGCTACCTCGCTGTGGGCGCCGGCGGGTGGACCACTTTCTCTGTGAGATGCCAGCACTAATTGGCATTGCCTGTGTCGATACCATGACCCTTGAGGCACTGGCATTTGCCTTGGCAGTCTTTATCATCCTGGTACCACTCATCCTCATCCTCGTCTCTTACGGTTATATTGCACGAGCCGTGCTGAGGATCAAGTCAGCTGCCGGGCGAAAGAAAGCCTTCAACACCTGTAGCTCCCACCTCACTGTTGTCTCTCTCTTCTATGGGACGATTATATACATGTACCTCCAGCCAGCAAACACTTATTCCCAGGACCAGGGCAAGTTCCTTACTCTTTTCTACACAATAGTCACTCCCAGTGTTAACCCCCTAATCTATACACTGAGAAACAAAGATGTTAAAGAGGCCATGAAGAAGGTACTAGGGAAGGGAGAGGCAGAAGTAGAGTAAAAAGTCATCAAATCTGGGGACTGTCTTTTGATCCACCTTCTATATATACTGCTAGACCTAGCAAATAAAGGCGTGTTCTGACATAACAGAGCAAGGGACTTAATGAGATGCGGGAATTCAATGGTTTAGCTAGGTAGAGAAAGTGCAAATTCCTGAGTAGACCATCACTTGTATTCCTCTCAAGTCCTTCTAAGTCAAGAATTCATCACAAGGAGGTCTGCAATCCAGGATCAGACAGTGACCTATGCTTGCAAAATACTAGCCATGAATGTAAACACCAGGCATTTTTGTACTTAGTCCAGCTTCTGACACAATGATCTGTACTGATTAGGTCCTCAGTATGGGATTGCCTGgtgtctcagatagtaaagagtctgcctgcaatgtgggagacctgagtttgatctctgggtgggaaagatcccctggagaagaaaatggcaacccactccagtattcttgcgtattccaagaggagcctggcaggctacagcccatagggtcgtaaagagtcaaagaagactgagtgactttattttcactttaaggCTCAATATAAGTGAAAAGAATGAACTTAGAATTAGtgaagaaaaattcctagaaagtTCAAATGTGCTTTTATAGTGCCAAATGCCACAATAAGATGAACTCTGGGGGACTGTTGGGATATTTATGGTTGagtgttttctgtatgttgaatgTTTCACAGTTTCATTAATAATTGCAGTACCTCACCAGTtgtaaggaaaatatatttgaccCTTAAAGGCAAACATGTTTCTTCAGACTTGAAATGTTGTCAATCAGATAAATCCCATCTCATAACCTAGGAAAACATATATGATGTTAGAATTTCATGACAAGTGAATAGGATTCCAAAACTTGGGAGCATGGTCAGTGTTATCATTAAGAACTGGATAAAGCATGGATTTAGCAAGTTCTCATTTAAGCCTAcccaaaaatattaaagaaagcccactccagtgttctcgcctggagaatcccagggacggcagagcctgctgggctgccgtccatagggtcgcacagagtcggacacaactgaagcaacttagcagcagcagcagacttatCTAGATGCCCTAGAAAAAATACCAAATATCTAATAAGTTTTTCTCAAAACATATCATTTTTAGACATAAAGtgaatattttcctattttgagCACTAACTCTTGTACTTTGTCCAAAtagattagtttttattttagattaattAGGGCTTATAAGAATGAGTTTTAGGTTTAGTTTTTATTATTCACACAAGAAGGTAgaaaaaatggaatataattgATTCTTCCTAATTTATAAACTAAGTGAAAGGTGATGCTAAGCCGTGATAATGTTTACTAAGGACATTATTAATGCTGCCCATGTACTGAATATACATATTCCTGGTTTAGCATTTCTCATGTCTTTCACTAAAAACAACTTTTAGTATGTGTCCTACTGCCATAAAAATAAACTGTATGCTGCGTGCATGCTAtgttggttcagtcatgtccaactctgtgcaacccaacatactgcagcctgccaggctcctctgtccgtgggattctctaggcaagaatacaggagtgggttgccatgcccttctccaggagatcttcatgactcagggatAGAGATGAAATACCTTTTAGAATCATTCCCTATTGAACaatgataaaaattaactttttacaTCATCTCTACACTACGTAGATATGCATTACTCTAGAGTCAATGGTATCTTGAAGTGGAGGCAAGAAATCAAGACACAGAGTATAAATCTCTATGAATATATCAATTTTGGAAGCTCCCTATGGAATTCGCACCTAATACGtttcaaattttcccttttttcccccacaaggAACAATTTTCATAGCACTCTTCTCTAGAAAATTTAGAATCACTGTTATAGATTATAAATATTGAGTGTCGTATCTCAAAGGGAAAGGTCACTGTGTCCTTAATTACATTACGATATCCAGAATcacctttttcttaatttataatgttttaaaagttcactTAGTTTACTTATTTACATATGAAGTAGGAATAATGAACTGTATTCTAACTGTTCTGCCATCTCCTAGGAATAACAGAATATTCtctgtaataaaaatagaaatgtttcattttcattctctatAAATTCTTCCTTTCACTAAACTGTGCTTCATCTTCATAGACTCATCTTTTCCATAGAGCAAGTAGAAATGAACATCAAGATTCATTCATTGTGCGCATTTGTTTATCTCTCAGCTATGGTGCTTAAACTTCctccaagagaaataaatattatacatatgcttgtgtatgtgtgtgtatatatgtgtatgtttattctcactgtgattttaaattaaaagccaTGAGAAGacagctcaataaatgcttattaatcAGATTATCAGATCACTTTTCATCTTGCTATTTTTGTGTACCCTGGGATTTTGTGGTTATTTCTTACACAGTTATTCTggaaatagataactgatacaaTTTTATGACTCATTTTACAAGGTCACCATAACTTGGATAACAAATCTGACAAGGacattacaagaaaggaaaattgcaGATAGATAGCTCatgaaaatacatacaaaaatccTAAACAGTCATCAGCAAATTTAATCTAGTGTTACATAGAAAGTATAACATATTGTCAACATTTGGGGTTTATCACAGGAATAGAGTGGAATAACATTTGAAAACCAGTGCTatgtgtcaattttttttttaaattggaaagaaAACCTACAGATTCAGtcaaagcatttgataaaattcaatacccatttcaTAGTATATCTCCAGTTTCCTGAAATACTtcgtgaattttaaaaagtttaacttCTCTATGTTTCAGTTTCCATATCAATAAAAGGAAGGTAAAAGTGTTGCTATTTTATAGGGTGTTGTTGGCATTAGTGAGCATCAATGAgacattattgctattattattaaactCTGCAGATTCTTTCTTAGTTCCAGGCCCTAGTTAAATGggcattattttaaatgttttactttaaGACTACTGAAATTTTTTGGCTTATTTATCTTCGTCTATTCAGCAAACTAAAGACTTGTCTATATccatattttctaatttgtttggtcttctcttttcttttaaacttctatTTCCTTTAAATTACCCATTATAAGAACTtgtgaaaacaaaaaggaatttcTACATTAAAAGGAGCGTTTTCCCCCTGACTAATTACACCCTCATGCCCACTCAGAGGTGAGCTCTGTTACTGGTTTATGAAGTCAAGAGTTATTATACATTATCTTTTGTggattaaatctttatttttttccttttcttgttttactTGATAAGCTTTCCTTCTTCTACAGATATCAGCCTCTATTCCCTATGGATTGTCCATGTTAAACATCTAATAAGTATCCttcatattttcttcattctcaTATAATCCTATATAGGCATACAATACCTAAAATCATATTTAGAGCATTTCAGTccttttttaaatacttaagatTATGCTGAGGActtacctggtgactcagtcgaaagaattcgcctgccaatgcaggagacatgggttggatcgctgatccgggaggatcccacatgctgcagagccacCAAGCCCAttcgccacaactattgagcctctaCCCTAGAGCCTCGGAaacacaactcctgagcccaccctACCACAACTAGTGAAGTCTGTGCTCCAGAAGCCGTGCTctacaagagaagtcaccatagTGAGAAGCCGCAATAAAGAGTGGCTCAGGTCTCCCCAGCTAGAGAAAAGTTTgcggcagcaacaaagacccagcacagccaaaataattcttattttttaaagattatgtcATCCAATCTTTCTTGCATCTTTATTTTCTCACTCAGTAATATTGCTGGCAAATCACTGGTGTAGATTGTTATTCAGTCAATTCTTCTTCGAGGGAGTAagtttttctccatctttggctgtttCAAATATTGCTGCAATAAAACTCTTTGTTCTTGTGTCTTTATAGACTGATAATTTAATCCATAGGATAAATTTCCATGAATGATATTGCTAGGCTGATGGATATTAACtgtcttatttatttctaaaattctagTGACACTTTGAATTTCTATCCAGAATTTCTGAGAGTAGCCATTTTTCTCAAGCAAAGTTAGGCCTGGGAGTTACTGctggttacattttttttttcaatctagtAAGTGATTATCATAATGTATTTCTCTGATTATTTGGAAATGCAAAATCTCATACAGATTTGCTCTTCTGAGTTGTATGTTcatattatttgacatttttctactgtgctatttgtattttttcttagaCTTTACAAAccctttttattttgtaggtactagcttttttcataattATAGATATGTTTTTCTTGTGTCTACTCATGAAAAATTGTTTTGGAACCTCAGAGTAGAACATATAAGAATAAATCCTGGATAGAAGAGACTTTAGAAAAatatgaatcatttttaaaatcctgCCCCAAACCCAAATAGGAAACTAGATTAAACCAAAAGAGAGCTTCTTAACTAAGCCTAGAAATGCTAGACACTAAGCAAGAatctatggaaaaaaaatgatagaaatatttGGATATAATAAAACTGCTTTATGTAAATCagggtaataaaaatatttctatggtAAATTAAACAGAAGTCTATTTCACTATATAGAAATTGACCTCagatagaatttcagttttttatgTGGCTTCACTAACTAGCTTACAAAAAAAACCTAACTTCCAGTTTGATAGCTCAAAATCCAAGCATTATTTGATAAAGtattttactttgttcttttttgttttggaaaaagtTGAGACAGTCTCCAGAGAAAGGGTATTGTAGAGTAAATCTAAGCTAAAAGTGAAATATCCCTTCATGGAGACCTAGctcctctctgcctcttcccATTGGATATCATGGTCAATTACCATTAAACACAGGAGGATTGCTGCTTTCCCTTAAGCCAGAGCACACACCAACATTAACAGAGAACATTTCCTATCCTCATTTAGTTTGCAAATCTggtgaggaaaattctgaaaatagtA from Muntiacus reevesi chromosome 20, mMunRee1.1, whole genome shotgun sequence encodes:
- the LOC136151233 gene encoding putative olfactory receptor 2W6, whose translation is MWPQVMENDNTSAFEGFILVGFSDRPHLELILFVVVLTFYLLTLLGNMTIILLSVADSRLHTPMYFFLANLSFLDMCFTTGSIPQMLYNLWGTDKTISYLGCAIQLYFVLALGGVECVLLAVMAYDRYAAVCKPLHYAVIMHPRLCGQLASVAWLSGFGNSLIMAPQTLMLPRCGRRRVDHFLCEMPALIGIACVDTMTLEALAFALAVFIILVPLILILVSYGYIARAVLRIKSAAGRKKAFNTCSSHLTVVSLFYGTIIYMYLQPANTYSQDQGKFLTLFYTIVTPSVNPLIYTLRNKDVKEAMKKVLGKGEAEVE